Within Limanda limanda chromosome 1, fLimLim1.1, whole genome shotgun sequence, the genomic segment aAGCTGTGCTGGCCCATCTGGAGGAGCAAAGCTCTGTCAGCCCATGCTGAGAATGGTCTCCACGTGGGCTTCCCCGAGGCGCCTCCACCCAACCCACCGCCAATCACAGAGTGCAAAGCGCCAGAGGTGGAGAAGAAGCGCCCGCCAGAGGTGAAGGTGGGGGGACGGAGCACAGTCAAGCTCCTGGAGGCGGCCATGAAGATCAGCCAGACGTCCCCGGACATCCCTGCCGAGGTGCAGACGGCCCTGAGGGAGAAGCTCACCCAGCAAGCTAAGATCCAGAGGCAGACCACAGagcccacctcctcctccaggtacCTGACCCCCTGCACACCCACTCCACTGAGCCTATTCATCCGATCACAATCGCAGTGTAATGACAGCAATTTTGAATCCACTTCAGTTTGTTCTCCTGACCCCTACGATACAAAACTGATGCCTACACGAATAAAACAGAACTCCTGGCAGTTGCTGACATTGTGTCCGCAGCCCTGGAGGTGGTCTGGCACGTGTCACGTGGAGCATCACAAACTGGCCGGCGACCTTCAAACGCTGTTGTCCACGCCAAATCGTTTCTTTCACTACGTCTGACTGGGAAAAAAACACCACCCCAAGTATAGGCTCGTCAACTGGGGGCCGTGGCACAACTCTCTGCTTCGGTTTGAAACCTGTAATCACAAGTCACGCTGCCATGGTAACAACGGGAAGCAACCACAGTGATTAAACAATCAGCTCTcgcttctctttgttttctaGAGCAGTGATTAAAGGGGAACGTCCATAATAAGCAGTGCTGTGGGGTGGGAGCTGTCAGCGGTGGAAGGTCGGTTTCTGGTGACACGCGCCACGCAGCTGGGCTCGGTTtctcagaagaagaaaaagaaaccgTTATAGCTTTGGTTCGTCGTTGGGCTTGTTAATTAAATTATATCGAGTCCAAGGTTGTGGTGAGTAACACGCCCACCAGGGAAACAGAGAGGCCAGGTGAAAGATTACAGCGCCTGCTAGTCTCTCAGTCCTTCCACCCGCTCTTCTGACAGGGAGTCCTGATTTTCAACGTTAAGGGTCAATCTAAGTTCAAGAGGAATGCACCTTAAAACATCTTAAAACCTAATGAAACTACAACAAAGAGGGTAGATGTTCTTAACCAGTTTTCTCCAGATCCTCACTTTTAAGCGTGTATTGATGGTTTAATAGAAATGCTCTTCAATGACAGGGCTGTTAACTGAGGGACGATCGATCAGTTTGTGCACAAAAGCTAAGAAAAGGGTGAAACATGTATTTTCCTAAAGCCCAGTATAAACACCTAGTGTTTTATTTGGATAAACAACAGTCCACAGCTCATAAATAATAGATTTTTACTTCATTGTAAGATGAAGACAAATAGCTAATCTTAGCTATTGAATAATGCAGATGGCTGTGGAATAAAAGACAGTCCCCACAGTCGTCTGCATTGGTCAATACTTAATTTTTGAGGCTCTAAGACCAGTTGGATGAGCCACAGTCTTCTACCCCATGTTAAGACATCTGTGATGTGAGGGGATGGATCTACCAAACATTTGGAtacatatgaatatatatactTTAAAGCTGGCAACTCAAACCACGAGGAGCAGCAGAGCAAATAGCTGCAGCCAATCTGATCAGCTACTGAGTTTTTTCAGTATGTTTTTAGGTGCATTTCAATCAAATTTCGATATTTTGTTATGTGACAATATTTGTGTCTAGACTCAAATTTGCAGCTGTTCTTTCGCTACCGTATCATTTGTGCCTCAGCTGTCAGATCGCTGTGATTGTCTAACCGTCGGACGGGGAGGAGGGCCAGTTGCTAGGTGACAACATTGGCAAGGCAAACACAACGGTGGTTTTCCCCTCAACAGATGTAAACCTCAGGAATTTGCAGCATTCGTGGGGTAATTGTTTTTAATAAGAGCTTCAAATCTAAATGCtgaatttttcctttttttcagagGTGACAAAAAAGGATGAAACCTTTCTATTCGACCACATTTGGTTTTGTTATGTCGTTTTctccaggaggagaaacagcagtAGGTTGAATCTTCTGTGTAGTCTGGATTTTAAGAATAATAACCTTCGTTACCAAGCTCACAGAATCATCCTGTGTTTGTCCAGGTCATTGTTGGCATTTAAAACACGTCAACATGCATTAAGCACATTGAAGGATACGTCTCAAAGAGTCATTACTGGTACATGTCTTGGCAGTGATCCATAGAGGGCGCAACAGCCGCCTGAGCCCTCTGGTTATGTGGAACTAGATTATCTGAGCATCCGCTGGTTGTTCTAATCTAGCTTTCTGTGCTTCTTCCctgaaaaaccaaaacaaactaCCAGGAACCATAtgtgagctcctcctccagacgGCAATATGTCAAAACAAGTTCCATAAgctccacattattatgcatcATGCTTTTTCAGATGTACCCTCTACTGACAAACCATTAGCACCCATCATAACAAAGCCACTCATGCGTGACACTGACACTTGAGACATTTACCAGATGCCCTCTTCCCTTCTCAACAGGCACAATTCATTCAGGCGCCACCTGCCTCGTCAGATGAATGTCACCAGCGTTGACTTCAGCATGGACGCCGCCCCTCTCCGCCAGTCCTCCACAGTGAGCATCGGAAGAATAAAACCTGAACTCTACAAGCAGAAGTCTGTGGACTCGGAAGGCGAGGCCAAGGAGCCCGTGGAGACGTGCGGGAAGCTGAGCTTCGCACTGCGCTACGACTACGAGGAGCAGGCGTTGGTGGTGAGGATCCTCAAGGCCTTGGAGCTGCCCGCCAAGGACTTCACGGGCACCTCCGACCCGTACGTGAAGATCTACCTGCTGccggagaggaagaagaagttcCAGACGCGCGTCCACCGCAAGAACCTGAACCCCATGTTCGACGAGACCTTCTGTTTCCCCGTGGTGTACGACGAGATCTGCAACCGCAAGCTGCACTTCAGCGTGTACGACTTTGACCGCTTCACCAGCCACGACATGATCGGCGAGGTGGTGGTGGACAACCTCTTTGAACTCTCGGATCTTTCCAGGGAGGCGGTGGTGTGGAAGGATATTCATGCAGCGACGACAGTGAGTTGGCGTTCACACTCGCACACTGCCAGATCCCCGCACACGAGGACACTGACGCCATGTAGCAAACTTCCCACAAATCCCCAGTGAAGCGGCACTTGTACTGATTCTGAAAAGGTCTTAACATGAAGTATATTTCTGAATCACTCCTAAGAGCCCGAAATTCGTCAACAGTTAGAAGAAGTGGCAGGTGGAGCACGCTGCATAATTCAACGGCTGTGGGAAATGCGTTTCAGCAGCCAAACTCCCACACGCGTTCTTCCAAAAACTGCTGGTTACTCTCCACGTAAATATAgcaaatgagagtaaaaataccAAATCGTGAGAAATCTCCAAAGTAGCTAAACAAACAAGGCTTTACAGTGTCATCATGTAAACCCCAGTGTCATATGTAACACACTagcccacacaaacacatttcactcCTACATAAACACTGAAACACGAGCCTCTGCTTTCATTAAGATTCATATCAGAAAGATAAACAGGGAgtctttgttttcacattgactcctgtaaGATAAATTAACACAACTATCTTTTCAGTTCAAAAACTCACCAGATATGAATCTTTATTTCCCTAATTAAGCTCGATTGTATCATCTATTGGTTTTGAATGAATTGCTGAAATGTTAAtttacaataacacattttagtttttgaCTGAATCAATGGCATTTACCTGTTTATCTGATTAAGAAGCTGCTACAGTttgcacacagactcacaagaGTTTAAGTTATTAATACAAACTGGACATACATAGTACAGGTGAGAGTTGCATTGAATTGGGATGTTGTTGCAGATCCACCTGTGTCTTTCTACTATgaactgtgaaaatgtgaaatttcAATGTAGATTGATGGGGAAATAATCTATTTTAGACTTATCGTAGTCATACAAGTTACAATACAGACAACTGGTTCGTGTTATCACAGGAGATGAATGTTTCTCCACATAAATCACAAACAGCAATAACTTGAATTATAATTAGTTTTCTTAACATTGGTTTGGCAGTTTTAATCACAATGCGgtcaaatcatttaaaaatgtacaaaatgcaTTCAATTGAGTTAATTTCTTCTTCCTCAGGAGAGTGTGGACCTCGGAGAGATCATGTACTCGCTGTGCTACCTCCCCACAGCGGGGAGAATGACCCTGACAGTCATCAAATGCAGAAACCTCAAAGCCATGGACATCACAGGCTCTTCAGGTAACCCCGACAGCGGATCAAATGTGGCTCGCTTCAAACGCTCAAACTGAGCCATAACTCAGACTTAGTTGAAAACAGACAGCGGGTGTCCACTTAGAATGGAAATGGGGGAGAAGAGGTACAGGGAGGCCACTGGGAacaagtgtgagtgtgagagaagtGAGATAAGAGCACAAGCTTCACTTGAAAGTTTTCTGACATTCAACTTACCCCTGAACATTTAGTTCTTTATTAAATCCTCCCATTTAACGGCAATATCAACAACCTGTGTCTCTCAGATCCGTATGTCAAGGTGTATCTGATCTGCGACGGACGGAGGTTGAAGAAGCGGAAAACAACGACTAAGAAGAGCACGCTGAACCCCGTGTACAACGAGGCGATCATCTTCGACATCCCCCCCGAGAACGTGGAACAAGTCAGCTTGTCCATCATGGTGATGGATTACGATCGGTGAGTCCAAGCTGGGAACTATTCGCTGGAGGTCATTTTTAAGGACATGATTACcaaagaaaaaaagcttttaaacacatttaattagcTTTCTTTTATAAGAGTGGGAAATTGAGGTCAGTTAGTTCTTTCTCCCGGTTCAGACTCGACCTTGACAAGCCTCCAGCTACATTTCaagactttttcttttcatctaaAAACCCAGtgaattacacatttatttaatcagCACAGTCATTATGTGTCTGAATCTGTATCCGGACTACAGGACACATAACTATGTGCATCTTAATCCGTGctaatgtgtgtgggtgtgtgtttttgctgctAACAGGGTTGGACACAATGAGGTGATCGGGGTGTGTCGCGCCGGCCCGGACGCCGAGGGCCTTGGACGGGATCACTGGAACGAAATGTTGGCGTATCCACGGAAGCCCATCACCCACTGGCACGCGCTGGGAGAGGTACGGTGATGTTGTCGtcctccatcccttcactctGTCTCCCCCCGCCCACACACAGTCTCAAAGAACTCATATTTACAGAGCTTTCTAGGAGCTCCTGAAtgtgacaaagaaacaaatcagaTCATCCCACGTTTGAAATTTGAGCATTGCCGCTGAACTACACTTTTCCTTTTCTACTCTGAGAGCATTGTGGATAGTTAAGGTCCTTTAAGTTAAACATCTGGCCTCTAAATTATCTCCTGTACTTATTATTATCTATTCTGGATTCAATATACACTgcttaaaaaaattaaagaaacacttttttatcagggtatggcatgaattcaattgcacttttttgataattatctggtcagttaagtagcagagggggttgttaatcagtttcagctgcattggtgttgatggaattaacaacaggtgcactagaggggcaacaatgagacgactcccaaaataggagtggttttgcatgtggaggccatttcaagtttctccctcttgattacttcgactggttttccattagtgttggctttagctag encodes:
- the syt10 gene encoding synaptotagmin-10 isoform X2 translates to MSVRPEDSISLCQRALQIVTELCLTGHVDREKCSDIFPLESNIPDISISLLAVVVGFCGLALLVVSLFVFWKLCWPIWRSKALSAHAENGLHVGFPEAPPPNPPPITECKAPEVEKKRPPEVKVGGRSTVKLLEAAMKISQTSPDIPAEVQTALREKLTQQAKIQRQTTEPTSSSRHNSFRRHLPRQMNVTSVDFSMDAAPLRQSSTVSIGRIKPELYKQKSVDSEGEAKEPVETCGKLSFALRYDYEEQALVVRILKALELPAKDFTGTSDPYVKIYLLPERKKKFQTRVHRKNLNPMFDETFCFPVVYDEICNRKLHFSVYDFDRFTSHDMIGEVVVDNLFELSDLSREAVVWKDIHAATTESVDLGEIMYSLCYLPTAGRMTLTVIKCRNLKAMDITGSSDPYVKVYLICDGRRLKKRKTTTKKSTLNPVYNEAIIFDIPPENVEQVSLSIMVMDYDRVGHNEVIGVCRAGPDAEGLGRDHWNEMLAYPRKPITHWHALGEWPGKAASFESQASCPSPKPPPTP
- the syt10 gene encoding synaptotagmin-10 isoform X1; this translates as MSVRPEDSISLCQRALQIVTELCLTGHVDREKCSDIFPLESNIPGTGHADISISLLAVVVGFCGLALLVVSLFVFWKLCWPIWRSKALSAHAENGLHVGFPEAPPPNPPPITECKAPEVEKKRPPEVKVGGRSTVKLLEAAMKISQTSPDIPAEVQTALREKLTQQAKIQRQTTEPTSSSRHNSFRRHLPRQMNVTSVDFSMDAAPLRQSSTVSIGRIKPELYKQKSVDSEGEAKEPVETCGKLSFALRYDYEEQALVVRILKALELPAKDFTGTSDPYVKIYLLPERKKKFQTRVHRKNLNPMFDETFCFPVVYDEICNRKLHFSVYDFDRFTSHDMIGEVVVDNLFELSDLSREAVVWKDIHAATTESVDLGEIMYSLCYLPTAGRMTLTVIKCRNLKAMDITGSSDPYVKVYLICDGRRLKKRKTTTKKSTLNPVYNEAIIFDIPPENVEQVSLSIMVMDYDRVGHNEVIGVCRAGPDAEGLGRDHWNEMLAYPRKPITHWHALGEWPGKAASFESQASCPSPKPPPTP